A window of Chloracidobacterium sp. genomic DNA:
GGCAGTAGCGCAGCGCAGCCTCCGGTGCGGCGCGGACGACATCGGCGGCACCTTGCTCGAAGAAGAAATCTCCAACCGCGCCGGATCGCGTTTCGGGTCATACGTCCCGGCCGAGCGTCTGGCGGCCGCCATCCGGGAAGTCGGTCTGACGCCTGTGCAGCGGACGACGACCTATGACCGCGTTGCTTCGTCGTCGGCCAGCACCCACGTGTCCTTGCTACCGCCGCCCTGCGAGGAGTTGACGACCAGTGAGCCGCGGCGCAGCGCCACGCGCGTCAGCCCGCCCGGCAACACGAAGATGTCCTCGCCGTAGAGGATGTACGG
This region includes:
- a CDS encoding circularly permuted type 2 ATP-grasp protein; amino-acid sequence: PYILYGEDIFVLPGGLTRVALRRGSLVVNSSQGGGSKDTWVLADDEATRS